The genomic interval atgactaaaattaaaattaataatATTAAAGACTTTCACTAAGAAGTCATAATAGAATTTCTTCTACATTTACATTCTATGCACCCCCGGCAAACACAGGCATGCAGGAAGCAATATTGCAACTTAAAATTAAGACGTAGTGACAGTTCAGACATTAGTTGCAAGTGCGTACGTGCATAAGTGAAATTTAGTCAGTTACTGGAAGACTCACCAATCTCTTTTGATTTAAAACCTGCTCAAGAAGACTAGCTTTACGACTTGCTTGATGTACAATCATACAGCTTAGCCGCTGTTTAGCAACAGAAGCAGGTCTTTCATCTGTGTCATCCTGTGGAACAAAGAGAAGCAAATAAAACCATACCCAAACaaaaacatagaacagcacaggtcCTGCAACCCAATCAACAAGTCTGTGCCAAACCTGAAGCCAAATTAATGTATTACCATCTGCCTACACGTGGTCTACATCTTTCAATCCCCTTCCTTCTCATGTGCCTGCCTAAACATCTCATGTTGTTAtcacatctgcttccaccactgcccaACAACACGTTCCAGGcgctttccactgtgtgaagcaatTGCCTTACAGATCTCTCTTAGACATTCCCTGCtcccaccttaaatctatgccctctagaaTTAAGCATTTCCATCCTGGAAAAAACACCCATCTACTCATCTGTGCCTCttacaattttatatactttTTTCAAATCACTACACAGTTTCTGATGCTCCAGAGTAAAACATACACATTTGTCCAAACTCAACTTAAAGCAAAACACCCTAAACCAGGTGAACATCTTCTGCAACCTCTCAAACCTTCCTGTAATGCTGTGACCAGAACTCCAAACATGCCCTAACCAAACTTTATGGAACTGCAGCACAACTTACTAACTACCAGAAATCAATAAGGCCAAATATGCCATCTTTATTAATCTAATTATTTGTTGCCACTTTAGAGGACAAAGATCCTTCTGTACATCAAGAGCATTGTGTTATTTTTGCAGTAATGTCTGGTCATGTTGTAATTTAGCTGAAACACAAATTTGCATTTAAATTCTGTTTGTTGCATAAACAAAATATTGATTTAAAAATGATGCTCTACAACTACATGTTATAAAAGCAATGACTCAAACAGTGACATAGAATGCGCTGTAACAGTACAAAACAGTTGGATAATATTTCTGGCTCAAATActtacagtggattctgattaattgggacacGTCAGGACAGGTATGTTTTGGTCCAATTATGCAGCTGCCCGAATTAGCCAAAattttatggaaatagttaaaatattaaaacatacaaactactgtttaactgagttacAAAGTGGATGTAAATGAAATGTAGAGAAAAAATTACATTagcaatactactacagtactataaaactgtattagtacCTAAAAtttaccagaggaactcagtgtACACAGCCACATTCTTTTAATttactataaatgaacaaaatcaacgcAGACACCTACTGCAGATAATCAAACACTTATGCGATCCATTGCTTTCTTTGAACCTTATAATTGTTGTATATTGTAGCCAAGGGAACTGTTCAGAATggcactttaaaaaaaacagcctGTTTCATAGGCATCGTAGACATCATCTACACAGAATTTATGAAGCAAGTCAGTGAGTTTTCTAAATTTCGATGTATCTCCACTTACAGCATCAGCACTGTCTTCTCAGCATGTGCTTTCTTGAAGTTAATGTGGTGTGAACACTTCCAGAGACAACCAACCATCTGCTGCTTTCAAATCTTCATAACAAGCTTCTTAGCCAGCACCTCCgacttgttttttaaaaaatcattggtCCACTGACACTCACGTCCATTTATAATGGGAACTCATTGAATGAGGTTCTCTTCAACATCGGGATCCTTACCTTCACGCTTTTGTTTTTGGGATGTTCCCTGTCCTCTCATAATGCCCATTCTTCTCACAGTTCATCTTGCAGATGTATCAAGCATGCAGTTGTAGATTTTAACACTCTGCCAGCTGGTGTTAGGTGGATGACTTTTAATTTGCTCCAGCAGGAATTTTTTTGGCTAGTGTCAAATCTTTTCATGGCATCTTGGCAAGGGTCTGAATTTTTTTAAGTCAAAATATAAACATAACATTattaaaaatcactgctttttgaatcagCGTCCTTCGGCCCAAAACTAACAATGGAACACAAGTACACATAACTGACACCACCTAAAATCTTTGCTAGAAGCACAGTTTAGTATCTAATGGTCACACCATTACACACTACAGACACTAgtgagaaactgttcagcaacagtttctcctgtcccaattaagcagcatggtGTCCCTAAAAAATAAgaaaggaatcctggctattAATGAGTTTTAGGAGTTGTCCCAAAAAAAATGCTGTCccgattaaccagaatccactgttgcTCTATCTGATTTCCTTTCACAGCTTTAGAATGTCCAAACTGGCTTTActattaaatatttttgtaatgtGGCATTGACAACAGGCAAACTGCACAAAACCTACATCCAGAAGTAGTGTGAAGAGGACATTTTAATCGATGATAGATATAATATTGGTCACATAGGAGATCTCCAATAATCTCAAAATTAGTAAGGGGAAAAAAATAATGTGTCTTTTCACTAGCTTCTCCAGGCTACACAAAAACACTTTAAAGaaaatgctgggggggggggggggaatggccaGCAAAGCAGCTGAAGTAAGAAAAACAATAAAGTGGGAAAAGATGCAAGTTAGTTTTTAATAGAGAGAAGACAGAGGAGGAATGCACAAGACTGAAGAGATGTCTGTGATAGGGTAAATAAAGATGGCTTAATTATTGGCAGCTATCGGCAAATTGAGCTTCTTGGACTGCATTATGTGTGAGCCTCAAAATAGTGAGAGCTCACCAGCAGGCTAGACTTGTACAAATAGTACAAGAAAACAGAACTAATTAGAACATGAAAAATACTGGaaaacagctggaggaactcagcaagttaggcagcaactGTAGAGGCAAAGAAATAATTGTGGCTTTGGTCAAGCCCCTGTAAAAGTATTGAGAGTGTGGTGGGAAggtagccagtataaagagggaTCTGACTGCACTGGTGGTACAATGGGGACTGATGAGCAGATGGAACAGTGGGGGAGGATCAAAGGTATTACATGAGCCAAGATGAGGGAGCGATAATGGACAGCtggggagaaggaggaagatAGAGGTTGAGGTCTGAAGATAAGTATAACTAGATGAAGAGCGGATTTAACCACATGGGGAGGCAATTAAAATAGTAGGCCTAGTGTGAAGTATCCCAAGTGCATGATGAGTGGGGCAGAGTAACAAACTGAGATAATGGGGCAAGGAGGAAATAGGACGAGTGGATCTAGGTCGACCAGGAATGGGAAAGGAACACCAGAGGTCTGAGTTACCTAAAAGGTGGAAACTTCAACATGCATACCATTGGATTGTAGGCTATTCAAGTAGATTAAGGTGCTCTTCATCTTGTTCACGTTTGGCCATACCTTGGCATTTAAGAaggccaatgagaaacaagtcaGCGTTGGAATGGGAGAGATAAGTTTAAATGATACACAACCAGAAACTCAAGATGCCTATTAGAAAGATAAATAATTTTCATTTCTGATGAGGGACATCTGTTTAGCACAAAGGACAGGACCTAAAATAGTAATGGATGGATATTTCATTCACAGTACTCACAACTGTGTAAGTAgtgaaaagaaggaaaaatacaAGGGGTCAGAGTCGTTGAACTAACTACCAATACAGATTTAGCCGAAATAGCCTCATTCCATGTTGTAACTTAAGTTTCTGTGGAACCGAGTTATGTCTTCTGCAAATAAATAAGTACATAATAAAAATCTCAAAAGTCCAATGGAGGGCTCAAAGAGCACGAAAAGGCAAAACAAATACATCAATGAACCAATTCTGATGAGTCCAGTAAGAGCAAATGTCCTCACATCACTCTTGTTTGTGCTGGCCAAGGCCTGGACACTCTTCCTCTTCTTGTACTTGTCTTTATAAGTTTTGTTGCGGTGTTTCTTGCACATCCAGGGCTTCCTCGGTTTAGCCACTTGGGTAGTGGTCTCGGTACATCCCTCATACACACACTTTCTAGTCACCCTCTCGCTGTCGCCGCTTTCAtcttcatcctcctcctcctcctcctcctcttcatccTCCTCGTCGTcctcctcatcctcctcctcctcctcctcttccccgGGGCTGTCTCTGTTCTCCGAAGACTCTTGTGCTCCCCGCCCTCCGTCAGGGTCGGCATTAGTTTCATCACAAGCCTCGTCCATGTTCACCGTGGTCAATTCATGGTAGCTGACGTTACACGAGGGAGGGGTAGCGGACTCTCCACCTGCCCACCCGCTATCGTTACCTCCCGCACTCATTCCAATGCCCCGAACCCTGAACCCCCATGCGGGAACTACGTAAATCTCGCGCGATTTGAAACACCCGCCTATTTCCGCAGCCAGCGACGCTTTTCCCCGCCCCCTATCACCTGCACCAATCCGCTGCTTCGCTCCCGTTCCCGCCGAGCATGCGCACATGTGTGGCCCGAGACGCCCTGCCTGCGATCTCGGCGGCTAACTGTTAGCGAAGATTAGGTTGTAAATCATAGCATTTGTCTTCACGAAGGCATAGGGGACTACCGATGCGGGAATCTAGAGGAAAACTCCAGACGCTGGAAGAGGTTAGCGGAGCGTAAGATGcgatttaggccattcagtatGTCAAAGTCTACtatgccattcagtcatggttgATGTATTAatcctctgcctcctcctgttaATTTTGACGTCCTTCCTaatccatcaacctccactttaaatataccaaatgacttggctccacagcaatgaattccacatattcaccctGCTCtggcttagaacatagaaaaccgacagcacaatacaggcccttcagcccacaaagctgtgccgaacatgtccctaccttagaaattactaggcttacccatagccatctatttttctaagctccatgtacccatccaaaagtctcttaaaagatcctatcatatctgcctccaccaccgttgccggcagcccattccacgcactcaccactctctgcgtaaaaaacatacccctgtcatctcccctgtacccagcaccttaaacttgtggtatccatttcagccctgggaaaaagcctccgactgtccacacgatcaacgcctctcaacatcttatacacctctatcaggtcacctctcatcatccttcgctccaaggagaaaagaccaagttcactcaacctattctcataaggcatgctccttaatccaggcaacatccctgtaaatctcctctgcatcctttcaatggcttccacatctttcctgcagtgagacgaccagaactgagagtactccaagtggggtctgaccagggtcctatatagctacaacattacctcttggctcctaaattcagttccatgattaatgaaggccaatatgccttaaccacagagtcaacctgtgcagcagctttgagtgtccgatggacttggaccccaagatccctctgatctttcacactgccaagagtcttaccattaatactatattctgtttaAGCCATTCCTCCTCACATCTATTCTAAAGGGGCATTCttttaatctgaggctgtgccctctggtcctagaatcccctttATGCCCAGTCTATTTAGGCATTTCAGTCTTAGGTAGGATTTACTGAGATACTCTATCACCATTATAAACtctagcaaatacaggcccagagccatcaaagacttctcatatgttaaccctcttatCCCGAGCATCATTCTCATAAATCACCTCTAGTCCCTCTCCAAAACCAGAACACCTTtcctagatatggggcccaaaactccaAATGCAGCCCTTTCAAtgcccttataaagcctcagcattacgttCTCTATTTTGAGAGgacatattctagtcctctcaaagtgaaggCTGactttgtatttgccttcctttctataactcaaactgcaagttaatctttagggaatcctgcacaaggacttgcaAGTCCCTTTACACTGCTGATTtcagaattctctccccatttaaaaaaaaagcccgTGGATttattcttctatcaaagtgcatgaccatacatttccccacATTGTACTTcacctgctacttctttgcccattctcacaaCCTGTCCTGATCTTTCTGTAGGCACCTTGCTtgctctccacctatctttgcatcatccacaCACTTGGCTACAAAGCaataaattccatcatccaggtcCTTAACATTTaaaggaacaccactggtcaccagcaacCAGCCAGAAACGGCCCCCTTtacacccactctttgccttatgCCTGTCTGTAAATCTTCGATTCATGTTAGTATCTTTAAagtaataccacgggctcgtgTGTTGTTTAGCAAACTTAtgtatgacaccttgtcaaaggccttttgaaaatccaagcaaacaacatccactgactctcctttgttacTTTtttaaagaattccagcagatttttcaggcaaagtAGCCACTGAAGGAAACCTTGCTAAAATcagactattttatcatgtgattccaagtaccccaaaacctcaataATGGACTTTAAAATATTGCCAACTACTGAAGTCGGGCTAACCAGTCTTTAATTTCCTGTCCTTTGCTTCCCACTCTTCTTAAAGTGAAgaatgaaatttgcaattttccattcctccagaactaGTCCTGATAAATCATTCTTGCTACTTGCCCTTTAATTTGATCAACCGCTGAAactcttattataatttatgctTGTTCATGTCTCTTCACCGCAGTTTACAAAGACAGCTAGCTAGATCATCATGGTTAGGAGTACATTTCATCATTATTTCTTGACTTCCACACCATTAGTGAGGCAGTatctggaaaggaataaaaagttgatgttttggactaagatccttcatcagcactggaaaggaagaggaaaagaagccagaataggatggtggagggaggggaatgagttCAAGCTAGAAGgagaagccaggtaggtgggggaGTGGAAATGAAGTGTgagttgataggtggaaaagtaaagggctgaaagaGGAGGAATCTAATTTAAAAAGAGgattgtggactgtgggagaaaggggaagTGAAAGGCAGATGAGGGAAAAGAGctaagagaatcagaatcaggtttaatatcagcacCATATGTCGTaaagtttgttaacttagtggcagcagtacaatgcaatatatgataatatagaaaaaaataagtacATCAATTACAATTAGTGAAAAAACCAAAATAATCTTTAAAAACTGAGGTACTGCTCCTGGGTTCAATGTACAGttagaaattagatggcagaggggaagaagctgttcctgagttactgagtgtgtgccttcatgcttctgtacctccttcctgatggtaacaatgagaaaagggcatctcccaggtgatggtggtcctttataatggacactgcctctctgaggcatcgctccttgaaaatgtattggatactacagaggctagtacccaagatagagctgactaattttacaactttctgtagcttctttcaatcctgtgcagtagcatccccccccccccccccaccaccccccatacCTGACAGTGGCGCAGCCTGTCAAAATATTCTCCAAGCTACATCTGTACAagtcttaggtgacaaaccaaatctcctcaaattcctatgaAATCTAACCACACAGTCGTAGAAATAGAGTAGACCAGAACAGTTGGCTAAGCtaaggggagccagagtggggaatggaagaagagggaagggtgaagggtggaaattactagaagttagagaaatcaatgttcatgccaacagctTGTAGGTTAGCCATTcgaaatatgagatgttgcttctctgagagtggcctcatcatgacagtacaggaggccatgaacTGGCATATAAGAAGGGGAGTgggactggaattaaaatggttggccaccaagaAATCTTGCTtgttgcagatggagcaaagatgCTTGACAGAGTGGTCCCCCAATAAATGACAGTTTCACCAATGTAgatgaggccacatcaggagcactggatatgGTAGATGATCTCAACAAAACAgaggtgttgcttcacctggaatgactgttcggagtcctgaatggaggtgagggaggaggtgaatgggcagatgtagcacttcttccacttgcagggataagtgtctgAAAGGAAATTAatagggagggatgaatagacaagggaatcacagagaatGATGCCCATGTTCCTTGGCAGGCAAAATAATTTGATTGTTAAAATTTACCTAGAGTGGgggaggaggtaaagatgtgtttggtggtaggacccCATTGAAGATGCACTTAGCAGGCAAGTACACATGCCAATGATGGGTAATTGTTTGATGTCAGGCATAAGCAATTTGCTGGGCGGACTTCATAGACCTTACTGCCCTCATTTAGATAAAGGCCGCAATTGGTCTTCTTTCAggacaggggttcctaaccttgtTTATACCATTCACcattaccattaagcaaggggttgggaacccctgtttcaGGACAAGGTTGCTGTGGATGTACACTGGGATAGTGAGCATGTTGTGACTGAACACTCAGTATGTCAAGCTACATAGATGAGACCATTTTCATGTGCTGTCCTCTTCCATGTTCAAAAGTACAGTCCTACAAAGGGCAGGAATATCAGACTAACTTTTAAATGCCACCATTATTTCTTATGATAGTCAAATGTTTATAGAAGGTGATTTCTTGAAGTTCAGTTTTCAAGTTTTTAAAAGAGGTGGTTTGGGGAGAGTGAATGCTATAGTTGATATCTTccaaatctttatgttatgaAATTGGAGGGTAGCAATGACTAACCTGCAGTTTATAGAGTCAAAGGAAGACCAAACAGGAAAGTATTGCGATCATCACACCTTGAGGTAAGCAGCACAGAGGAGGTTTTAGCAGCAGACAACCTCAGCCAAGTGGTATATGATGATACTGTAGTAGGAACAGAGTCTTCACCCCAAATTAGAATCcgatttaatat from Hypanus sabinus isolate sHypSab1 chromosome 3, sHypSab1.hap1, whole genome shotgun sequence carries:
- the rfxap gene encoding regulatory factor X-associated protein; the encoded protein is MSAGGNDSGWAGGESATPPSCNVSYHELTTVNMDEACDETNADPDGGRGAQESSENRDSPGEEEEEEEDEEDDEEDEEEEEEEEDEDESGDSERVTRKCVYEGCTETTTQVAKPRKPWMCKKHRNKTYKDKYKKRKSVQALASTNKSDDDTDERPASVAKQRLSCMIVHQASRKASLLEQVLNQKRLSLLRSPEVIQFLQEQQRLLSNRALAQRQQFQEPM